The DNA window ATTTGTGCAATGCAGTTTGTCCGATGGAGGTTGCGCCGATGGATCGCATTGGCGAAATTAAACAACAATTATTACAGGAAAAGGATGCAGGGGAAAATCGTTCGATTCGCCATCGCAAAGTTTTAGTGGAATTGGTCAAAGAAGGGGGGTGGATTGACGAGCGTAAATTTGGCGTGATGGTAGTGGGGAACTATCTGCGCGATTTAAAAGGGTTATTGTCCCTTGCACCCTTGGGGTTGAGAATGTTGGCAAAGGGGAAGTTCCCTTTGAAATTTGAGCCTTCTGAGGGCGTTGAAGAAGCGCGATCGCTTATTGAAGCCATTCAACGGTACAATTCCCATTGCGAATAAAGTTATACAAAAACGATGAGTTCCCCAGAAACATCTCCCCCCGAAGAAGAAACCGCGCAATCGACCGAACCAGAACAACCTGCTTTCGGCTGGACACTCTATGCAGAGCAGATGAACGGGCGTTTTGCCATGATTGGGTTGGTCATTTTGCTACTGCTCAATTTCATTACCGGACAGGATTTTTGGACTTGGTTGGGATTGCGTTAAAAGTAAGCCATCGGCTATAGAAAAAGGCAGGAGGAAGATGGCAGATGGCAGAAGGGAAAAGCTTGACGGGTCAAAGTTTCAGCCTAAGTACAGGACAAAAGTTGCTGCGAATCCAATTTACGATTGAATGAGTGGGTTGGGGAGCCACTGCTTTGCGGGGGTTCCCCCCGTTGTAGCAAGTGGCGTTTGAATGCAATGAAATCCAACAGAGGCAAGACTTACAACTTTTGTTGGGTTTCGCTCTCGCTCAACACCAACCTACAAAAACACGTTATTTCTCAGGCATTTCATTTTTTGTCCTGTATAGAGATCGGCCCTACAAAAAAGGCGGGAAATTCCCGCCTTTTCAGGATATATCCCTCATTTCATAACGAAATGCTAC is part of the Lusitaniella coriacea LEGE 07157 genome and encodes:
- a CDS encoding high light inducible protein; the protein is MSSPETSPPEEETAQSTEPEQPAFGWTLYAEQMNGRFAMIGLVILLLLNFITGQDFWTWLGLR